In a single window of the Streptomyces sp. NBC_00353 genome:
- a CDS encoding ester cyclase, which translates to MRFVQVIDCKTERFDDMDRLMDEWVEQTKGSRTATHSLIGKDRSNGAHYVEIVEFPSYEDAVANSKLPETDRIFQEIVALCDETPTFIDLDVVRDEQLNQTLSRRFFHEIAVGGNLDAIDEVFAPDYADHDIAKEEETVIGSGSLRDDLIGWRAAFDFSFDLDRQICEGNDVVTLWTWTGTHKGDFMGIPPTGRQCIMTGTTIFRFKNGRIQEGWWHEDVMGLMRQLGAVD; encoded by the coding sequence ATGAGATTCGTACAAGTAATCGACTGCAAGACGGAGCGGTTCGATGACATGGACCGCCTCATGGACGAGTGGGTCGAACAGACCAAGGGTTCCCGGACCGCCACTCACAGCCTGATCGGCAAGGACCGCTCCAACGGCGCCCACTACGTGGAGATCGTCGAATTTCCCTCGTACGAGGACGCGGTGGCGAACTCCAAGCTTCCGGAGACCGACCGGATCTTCCAGGAAATCGTGGCGCTCTGCGACGAGACGCCCACCTTCATCGATCTCGACGTGGTCCGCGACGAACAGTTGAACCAGACACTGTCCCGCAGGTTCTTCCACGAGATCGCCGTCGGCGGCAATCTGGACGCCATCGACGAGGTGTTCGCGCCCGACTACGCCGACCACGACATCGCGAAGGAAGAGGAGACCGTGATCGGGTCCGGCAGCCTCCGGGACGATCTCATCGGATGGCGGGCCGCCTTCGACTTCTCCTTCGACCTGGACCGGCAGATCTGCGAGGGCAACGACGTCGTGACGCTGTGGACCTGGACCGGCACCCACAAGGGCGACTTCATGGGCATCCCGCCGACGGGCAGGCAGTGCATCATGACCGGCACCACGATCTTCCGGTTCAAGAACGGCAGGATCCAGGAGGGCTGGTGGCACGAGGACGTCATGGGCCTGATGCGCCAGCTCGGCGCGGTCGACTGA
- the groL gene encoding chaperonin GroEL (60 kDa chaperone family; promotes refolding of misfolded polypeptides especially under stressful conditions; forms two stacked rings of heptamers to form a barrel-shaped 14mer; ends can be capped by GroES; misfolded proteins enter the barrel where they are refolded when GroES binds), translating to MAKILKFDEDARRALERGVNKLADTVKVTIGPKGRNVVIDKKFGAPTITNDGVTIAREVELDDPYENLGAQLVKEVATKTNDVAGDGTTTATVLAQALVREGLRNVAAGASPAALKKGIDAAVKAVSEELLATARPIDDKSDIAAVAALSAQDSQVGELIADAMDKVGKDGVITVEESNTFGLDLEFTEGMAFDKGYLSPYMVTDQERMEAVLDDPYILIHQGKIGSIQELLPLLEKVIQAGGSKPLLIIAEDVEGEALSTLVVNKIRGTFNAVAVKAPGFGDRRKAMLGDIATLTGATVIAEEVGLKLDQAGLDVLGTARRVTVSKDDTTIVDGGGEPGDVKGRVNQIKAEIDSTDSDWDREKLQERLAKLAGGVCVIRVGAATEVELKEKKHRLEDAISATRAAVEEGIVSGGGSALVHAVKVLEGNLGKTGDEATGVAVVRRAAVEPLRWIAENAGLEGYVITSKVADLDKGQGFNAATGEYGDLVKAGVIDPVKVTRSALENAASIASLLLTTETLVVEKPAEEEADAGHGGHGHSH from the coding sequence ATGGCGAAGATTCTGAAGTTCGACGAGGACGCCCGTCGCGCCCTTGAGCGTGGCGTCAACAAGCTTGCCGACACGGTGAAGGTGACGATCGGCCCCAAGGGCCGCAACGTCGTCATCGACAAGAAGTTCGGCGCTCCCACCATCACCAACGACGGTGTCACCATCGCGCGCGAGGTCGAGCTCGACGACCCGTACGAGAACCTCGGTGCCCAGCTGGTGAAGGAGGTGGCGACCAAGACCAACGACGTAGCGGGTGACGGCACCACCACCGCCACCGTGCTCGCCCAGGCGCTCGTCCGCGAGGGCCTGCGCAACGTTGCCGCGGGTGCGTCCCCGGCCGCCCTGAAGAAGGGCATCGACGCCGCGGTCAAGGCCGTGTCCGAGGAGCTCCTCGCGACCGCCCGCCCGATCGACGACAAGTCCGACATCGCCGCCGTGGCCGCGCTCTCCGCGCAGGACTCGCAGGTCGGCGAGCTCATCGCGGACGCGATGGACAAGGTCGGCAAGGACGGTGTCATCACCGTCGAGGAGTCCAACACCTTCGGTCTGGACCTCGAGTTCACCGAGGGCATGGCCTTCGACAAGGGTTACCTGTCCCCGTACATGGTGACCGACCAGGAGCGTATGGAGGCCGTCCTCGACGACCCGTACATCCTGATCCACCAGGGCAAGATCGGCTCGATCCAGGAGCTGCTCCCGCTGCTGGAGAAGGTCATCCAGGCCGGTGGCTCCAAGCCGCTGCTGATCATCGCCGAGGACGTCGAGGGCGAGGCCCTGTCGACCCTGGTCGTCAACAAGATCCGTGGCACCTTCAACGCCGTCGCGGTGAAGGCCCCGGGCTTCGGTGACCGCCGCAAGGCCATGCTCGGCGACATCGCCACCCTCACCGGTGCGACCGTCATCGCCGAGGAGGTCGGCCTCAAGCTCGACCAGGCCGGTCTGGACGTGCTGGGCACGGCGCGCCGCGTGACCGTCTCCAAGGACGACACGACCATCGTGGACGGCGGCGGCGAGCCCGGCGACGTCAAGGGCCGGGTCAACCAGATCAAGGCCGAGATCGACTCCACGGACTCCGACTGGGACCGCGAGAAGCTCCAGGAGCGCCTTGCGAAGCTGGCCGGCGGCGTGTGCGTGATCCGCGTCGGTGCCGCCACCGAGGTGGAGCTCAAGGAGAAGAAGCACCGTCTGGAGGACGCCATCTCCGCGACCCGCGCCGCGGTCGAGGAGGGCATCGTCTCCGGTGGTGGCTCCGCTCTGGTCCACGCCGTCAAGGTCCTCGAGGGCAACCTCGGCAAGACCGGCGACGAGGCCACCGGTGTCGCGGTCGTGCGCCGCGCCGCCGTCGAGCCGCTGCGCTGGATCGCCGAGAACGCGGGCCTCGAGGGTTACGTCATCACCTCGAAGGTCGCCGACCTCGACAAGGGCCAGGGCTTCAACGCCGCGACCGGTGAGTACGGCGACCTGGTGAAGGCCGGCGTCATCGACCCGGTCAAGGTCACCCGCTCCGCGCTGGAGAACGCCGCGTCCATCGCGTCGCTGCTGCTCACGACCGAGACCCTGGTCGTCGAGAAGCCGGCCGAGGAAGAGGCCGACGCCGGTCACGGCGGTCACGGTCACTCGCACTGA
- the groES gene encoding co-chaperone GroES — protein sequence MTTTSSKVAIKPLEDRIVVQPLDAEQTTASGLVIPDTAKEKPQEGVVLAVGPGRFENGERLPLDVNTGDIVLYSKYGGTEVKYNGEEYLVLSARDVLAIVEK from the coding sequence GTGACGACCACCAGCTCCAAGGTTGCCATCAAGCCGCTTGAGGACCGCATTGTGGTCCAGCCGCTCGACGCCGAGCAGACCACGGCCTCTGGCCTGGTCATCCCGGACACCGCCAAGGAGAAGCCCCAGGAGGGCGTCGTCCTGGCCGTGGGCCCGGGTCGCTTCGAGAACGGCGAGCGTCTTCCGCTCGACGTCAACACCGGTGACATCGTGCTCTACAGCAAGTACGGCGGCACCGAGGTGAAGTACAACGGCGAGGAGTACCTCGTCCTCTCGGCTCGCGACGTGCTCGCGATCGTCGAGAAGTAA
- a CDS encoding class I SAM-dependent methyltransferase has protein sequence MSSDSGSSRTITRPDTAADPRAVPRLAHNGPVNAFAPTGPTDPRDPSSPSDPSGATDPLTDPLAAFTALRAPEGAALLTELRSYDPAQELATATRLRRSHPAALVSAALGQARLRQRAVAKFGAEDAYRMFFTPNGVEQATRTSVATYRAGRFAAAGVRSVADLCCGIGGDAIALARAGISVLAVDRDPLTAEVARANAAALGLDALIEVRCADVTEIDTAAYDAVFVDPARRGGRGRIFDPEAYSPPLSWATGAALKAPRAALKIAPGIPHEAVPEQAEAEWISDGGDVKEAVLWFGEGFAAGSYRATLLPAGATLSAPAALPAPPVGPVGRYLYEPDGAVIRAHLVADIVERSGGRLIDETIAYVTSDEPYDSPYTSAYEITDRLPFNMKKLKALLRERKVGVLTVKKRGSAVEPEELRRKMKLQGPNAATVFLTRVAGAPTMLIGHPVRPEMP, from the coding sequence ATGAGCTCGGATAGTGGCAGCAGTCGAACGATCACTCGGCCCGACACCGCCGCCGACCCCCGAGCGGTCCCCCGGCTGGCTCACAATGGGCCGGTGAACGCCTTCGCCCCGACCGGCCCGACAGACCCGCGCGACCCGAGCAGCCCGAGCGACCCGTCCGGTGCCACCGACCCGCTCACCGACCCGCTCGCCGCCTTCACGGCACTGCGCGCCCCCGAGGGCGCGGCGCTCCTGACCGAGCTGCGGTCCTACGACCCCGCCCAGGAGCTCGCCACCGCGACCCGGCTGCGCCGCAGCCACCCGGCCGCACTGGTCTCGGCGGCGCTGGGGCAGGCGCGGCTGCGGCAGCGGGCGGTGGCGAAGTTCGGTGCCGAGGACGCGTACCGGATGTTCTTCACGCCGAACGGTGTCGAGCAGGCGACCCGGACCTCGGTAGCCACGTACCGGGCCGGCCGGTTCGCCGCAGCCGGCGTCCGCAGCGTCGCCGATCTCTGCTGCGGGATCGGTGGTGACGCCATCGCGCTCGCCCGCGCGGGCATCTCCGTCCTCGCCGTGGACCGCGACCCGCTGACCGCCGAGGTGGCACGCGCCAACGCCGCCGCGCTCGGGCTGGACGCCCTGATCGAGGTGCGGTGCGCCGATGTCACCGAGATCGACACCGCCGCGTACGACGCCGTGTTCGTCGACCCGGCCCGGCGCGGCGGACGCGGCAGGATCTTCGACCCGGAGGCGTACTCCCCGCCGCTCTCCTGGGCGACCGGTGCCGCGCTGAAGGCCCCCCGCGCCGCGCTGAAGATCGCCCCCGGCATCCCGCACGAGGCGGTCCCCGAGCAGGCTGAGGCCGAGTGGATCTCGGACGGCGGCGATGTGAAGGAGGCGGTGCTCTGGTTCGGCGAGGGGTTCGCGGCCGGCTCGTACCGCGCCACGCTGCTCCCGGCCGGCGCGACCCTGTCGGCTCCCGCCGCGCTGCCCGCCCCGCCCGTCGGCCCGGTCGGCCGCTATCTGTACGAGCCGGACGGTGCCGTCATCCGTGCGCATCTGGTCGCCGACATCGTGGAGCGGTCGGGCGGCCGGCTGATCGACGAGACGATCGCGTACGTCACGAGCGACGAACCGTACGACTCCCCGTACACCTCCGCGTACGAGATCACCGACCGGCTGCCGTTCAACATGAAGAAGCTGAAGGCGCTGCTGCGGGAGCGGAAGGTCGGCGTCCTGACCGTCAAGAAGCGGGGCTCGGCCGTCGAACCGGAGGAGCTGCGCCGCAAGATGAAGCTCCAGGGCCCGAACGCCGCGACCGTGTTCCTGACCCGGGTCGCCGGGGCGCCGACCATGCTGATCGGCCACCCCGTGCGGCCGGAGATGCCTTAG
- a CDS encoding VOC family protein, translating into MQKIKTFLWFDNQAEEAANHYVSIFGGDSKVLGVTHYTEASPGEPGAVMTVEFRLAGQEYIALNGGPQFPFTEAISLSVDCESQAEVDELWAKLTDGGEESQCGWLKDKYGLSWQIVPRGLSEALSDPDPAKADRAMKAMLGMKKLDIEALLNA; encoded by the coding sequence ATGCAGAAGATCAAGACCTTCCTATGGTTCGACAACCAGGCCGAGGAGGCCGCGAACCACTACGTCTCCATCTTCGGAGGGGACTCGAAGGTGCTGGGCGTCACGCACTACACCGAGGCGTCGCCGGGCGAGCCGGGCGCGGTCATGACCGTCGAATTCCGGCTGGCCGGCCAGGAGTACATCGCACTCAACGGCGGCCCGCAGTTCCCCTTCACCGAAGCGATCTCGCTCTCCGTCGACTGCGAGTCGCAGGCGGAGGTCGACGAGCTGTGGGCCAAGCTCACCGACGGCGGCGAGGAGAGTCAGTGCGGCTGGCTCAAGGACAAGTACGGGCTGTCCTGGCAGATCGTCCCGCGCGGGCTGTCCGAGGCGCTCTCCGACCCGGACCCGGCCAAGGCGGACCGGGCCATGAAGGCCATGCTCGGCATGAAGAAGCTCGACATCGAGGCGTTGCTCAACGCCTGA
- a CDS encoding RNA polymerase sigma factor, producing the protein MAVTEASAAAAVEAVFRIESARIIAGVARIVRDVGIAEELAQDALVAALEQWPESGVPDRPGAWLTATAKHRAIDLVRRKETYARKLAEVGRTLEDVQPPGPDDIAGADDIDDDLLRLIFTACHPVLSTEARIALTLRLLGGLTTDEIARAFLVSEPTVAQRIVRAKRTLGRAGVPFEVPYGSDRAARLDSVLEVIYLIFNEGYAATAGDDWLRPGLCEDALRLARVLAGLMGQEPEVHGLVALLELQASRTAARTGPDGEPVLLADQNRSRWDRLLIRRGYAALERANALGGAPGPYALQAAIAACHAHAVTYEETDWAVIATLYGLLAKAAPSPVVELNRAVAVSMAEGPEAGLALVDALAGDRALAAYHLLPSVRGDLLARLGRADEARAEFVRAAGLTRNAREQALLLARAEKEAEEGGAPR; encoded by the coding sequence GTGGCCGTGACGGAAGCAAGCGCGGCCGCGGCGGTCGAGGCCGTATTCAGGATCGAGTCCGCGCGGATCATCGCCGGTGTCGCCCGCATCGTGCGGGACGTGGGCATCGCCGAGGAACTCGCGCAGGACGCCCTGGTCGCGGCATTGGAACAGTGGCCGGAGTCGGGTGTCCCGGACCGGCCGGGCGCCTGGCTGACGGCCACCGCCAAGCACCGCGCGATCGATCTGGTCCGCCGCAAGGAGACGTACGCCCGCAAGCTCGCCGAGGTCGGACGGACCCTGGAGGACGTGCAGCCGCCCGGGCCGGACGACATCGCGGGGGCCGACGACATCGACGACGACCTGCTGCGGCTGATCTTCACCGCGTGCCACCCGGTGCTGTCGACCGAGGCCCGGATCGCGCTCACCCTGCGGCTGCTCGGCGGCCTCACCACCGACGAGATCGCCCGGGCGTTCCTGGTGTCCGAGCCGACCGTCGCCCAGCGCATCGTCCGCGCGAAACGCACCCTGGGCCGGGCCGGCGTCCCCTTCGAAGTGCCGTACGGCTCCGACCGCGCGGCCCGGCTCGACTCCGTGCTCGAAGTGATCTACCTGATCTTCAACGAGGGGTACGCGGCCACCGCGGGCGACGACTGGCTGCGCCCGGGGCTCTGCGAGGACGCGCTGCGGCTGGCCCGGGTGCTGGCCGGGCTGATGGGGCAGGAACCCGAAGTGCACGGCCTGGTCGCCCTGCTGGAGCTCCAGGCGTCCCGCACCGCGGCCAGGACCGGCCCGGACGGCGAGCCCGTCCTGCTCGCCGACCAGAACCGGTCCCGCTGGGACCGGTTGCTGATCCGGCGCGGGTACGCGGCGCTTGAGCGGGCGAACGCACTGGGCGGGGCCCCCGGCCCGTACGCCCTGCAGGCCGCCATCGCAGCGTGCCACGCCCACGCGGTGACGTACGAGGAGACGGACTGGGCGGTCATCGCCACGCTCTACGGCCTGCTGGCCAAGGCGGCCCCGTCACCCGTGGTGGAACTGAACCGCGCGGTCGCGGTGTCGATGGCCGAGGGGCCCGAGGCCGGGCTCGCACTGGTCGATGCCCTGGCCGGCGACCGGGCGCTGGCGGCGTACCACCTGCTGCCGAGCGTGCGCGGCGATCTGCTGGCACGGCTGGGGCGTGCGGACGAGGCGCGGGCGGAATTCGTGCGGGCGGCGGGACTGACCCGCAACGCACGCGAGCAGGCGCTGCTGCTGGCGCGGGCGGAGAAGGAGGCGGAGGAAGGCGGCGCGCCGCGATGA
- a CDS encoding YciI family protein codes for MPRFLSMIRIDEQNLPAQTPDPEFEARMGALFEEITKAGVMLDTAGLAPTSQGTRVSWEDGKLSYTDGPFTETKEVVGGYALMQCKDKAEALEWTKRFLEIHPNNWTVTAEVREIAEG; via the coding sequence ATGCCGCGCTTTCTGTCGATGATCCGCATCGATGAGCAGAACCTGCCCGCCCAGACCCCGGACCCCGAGTTCGAGGCGCGCATGGGGGCGCTGTTCGAGGAGATCACCAAGGCCGGGGTCATGCTGGACACCGCGGGGCTCGCCCCCACCTCCCAGGGGACGAGGGTCAGCTGGGAGGACGGCAAGCTGAGCTACACCGACGGTCCCTTCACCGAGACGAAGGAAGTCGTCGGCGGCTACGCCCTCATGCAGTGCAAGGACAAGGCCGAGGCGCTGGAGTGGACCAAGCGGTTCCTGGAGATCCACCCGAACAACTGGACGGTCACCGCCGAGGTCCGCGAGATCGCCGAGGGCTGA